A stretch of the Coleofasciculus sp. FACHB-1120 genome encodes the following:
- a CDS encoding nucleoside hydrolase: protein MPKQLVLMDHDGGVDDYLATMLLMTMDGIQPLGIVVTPADCYVQPAVSATCKILDLMGRSEVPVAESTVRGINPFPRLFRRDSFVVDHLPILNERETIQTPLVPETGQEFMVRSLQAAPAPVTLMVTGPLTTVATALDMAPEIEGKIEKIVWMGGALNVPGNVSRDIEPGQDGSAEWNVYWDPISANQVWQTSIPIVLCPLDLTNNVPVTSEVVRQLGKQRRYPISDLAGQCYALVIPQDYYFWDILATAYLAHPEFYEVQEEETRIVTAGISQGRTTVEPGGRKIGVMQKVDKQQFYDYILQQWAR, encoded by the coding sequence ATGCCCAAACAACTGGTACTCATGGATCATGATGGCGGTGTTGATGATTATCTCGCCACGATGCTGCTGATGACAATGGATGGCATTCAGCCACTCGGCATCGTTGTGACGCCAGCAGATTGTTATGTTCAGCCAGCCGTGAGTGCCACGTGCAAGATTTTAGATTTGATGGGACGTTCAGAAGTGCCAGTGGCAGAAAGTACGGTGCGAGGAATTAATCCATTTCCGCGACTATTTCGCCGCGATTCGTTTGTGGTCGATCATCTCCCAATTCTTAATGAACGGGAAACAATTCAGACACCACTGGTGCCAGAAACGGGTCAAGAATTTATGGTGCGATCGCTCCAAGCTGCACCCGCACCCGTCACACTGATGGTAACTGGCCCTTTGACAACAGTCGCCACTGCACTGGATATGGCACCGGAGATTGAAGGGAAAATCGAGAAAATTGTTTGGATGGGAGGTGCATTGAATGTTCCTGGTAACGTTAGTCGCGATATCGAACCAGGACAAGATGGTTCGGCTGAATGGAATGTTTATTGGGACCCTATTTCAGCAAATCAAGTTTGGCAAACCTCAATCCCCATCGTACTTTGCCCGTTAGACCTCACTAACAATGTGCCCGTAACTTCAGAAGTAGTGCGCCAATTAGGTAAACAGCGGCGTTATCCTATTTCCGATTTAGCAGGGCAATGTTATGCGCTGGTGATTCCTCAAGATTATTATTTTTGGGATATTTTAGCTACAGCTTATCTTGCCCATCCGGAGTTTTATGAAGTGCAAGAAGAGGAGACAAGAATTGTCACGGCTGGCATCAGTCAAGGACGAACCACAGTGGAACCTGGTGGAAGGAAAATCGGGGTGATGCAGAAGGTAGATAAGCAGCAATTCTACGATTACATTTTGCAGCAATGGGCGCGTTAA
- a CDS encoding aminotransferase class V-fold PLP-dependent enzyme produces MTSISPGQTLLEHHRQQFPALVNKAYFNYGGQGPMPQAALDAIFQSYEYVQRVGPFSNEVGSWVVREATETRVAIASSLGVPAETITLTEDVTVGCNIALWGMDWQAGDHLLISDCEHPGIVATVQELQRRFGIEVSCCPLMGTLNEGDPVTAITEYLRPKTRMVVLSHILWNTGQVLPLAEIAAACRNHSTENHPIRILVDAAQSVGSMPLNLTELGIDFYAFTGHKWWCGPEGVGGLYVRPEALESLNPTFIGWRSIIANSSGQPIGWQPDGRRYEVATSAYPLYAGLRAAIAIHQQWGTPESRFQKILDLSQYLWQRLAELPHIKCLRNAPPESGLVSFQLSGGGNHQQLVQSLENQNLLVRTIRNPDCVRACVHYFTLPSDIDQLVEAIQKLSQ; encoded by the coding sequence ATGACGAGCATTTCTCCAGGACAAACGCTGCTAGAACACCATCGGCAGCAATTTCCAGCTCTAGTGAATAAAGCGTATTTCAACTATGGCGGTCAAGGTCCAATGCCCCAAGCAGCATTGGATGCTATTTTCCAATCCTATGAATACGTGCAGCGTGTGGGGCCGTTTTCCAATGAGGTAGGGAGTTGGGTGGTACGGGAGGCAACGGAAACTAGAGTTGCGATCGCGTCTTCCCTGGGTGTTCCTGCCGAAACCATTACCCTGACTGAAGATGTCACCGTCGGCTGCAATATTGCTCTATGGGGCATGGACTGGCAAGCCGGAGACCATCTGCTAATTTCTGACTGCGAACATCCAGGCATTGTAGCAACTGTGCAGGAACTCCAACGGCGCTTTGGCATCGAAGTATCCTGCTGCCCGCTGATGGGAACTTTGAATGAAGGCGATCCTGTAACAGCGATTACAGAATATCTGCGCCCCAAGACCAGAATGGTAGTGCTGAGTCATATCCTCTGGAACACGGGTCAAGTCTTGCCGCTGGCTGAAATTGCTGCCGCCTGCCGCAACCATTCCACCGAGAATCACCCCATCAGAATTCTGGTGGACGCAGCTCAATCCGTGGGGTCAATGCCATTAAATTTGACAGAATTAGGGATTGATTTTTATGCTTTCACGGGTCACAAGTGGTGGTGCGGGCCAGAAGGCGTCGGTGGTCTGTATGTGCGACCGGAAGCTTTAGAAAGCCTGAACCCCACGTTTATCGGCTGGCGCAGCATTATTGCCAATTCATCCGGTCAACCAATTGGCTGGCAACCGGATGGGCGAAGATATGAAGTAGCGACTTCTGCCTATCCTCTCTATGCTGGGCTTAGGGCAGCGATCGCGATTCATCAGCAATGGGGAACACCAGAATCTCGCTTCCAAAAAATCCTAGATTTGAGCCAATATCTCTGGCAACGTTTAGCCGAACTTCCTCACATCAAATGTCTGCGAAATGCACCGCCAGAATCCGGTCTTGTCTCCTTCCAGCTTTCAGGCGGGGGCAATCACCAGCAATTAGTACAATCTTTAGAAAATCAAAACTTGCTGGTTCGGACAATCCGCAATCCCGACTGTGTACGCGCCTGCGTTCACTATTTCACCCTGCCATCTGACATTGACCAACTTGTTGAAGCCATTCAAAAATTGAGTCAGTAG
- a CDS encoding tetratricopeptide repeat protein produces the protein MKLKSHLKPAFIQPLTCISLGILAGIGISPVVLAEPIFPGDPIIDQSVFSNPHPPVFKDGTLEIDHRPPRPCRTGDDIKLVIKIGGGGERERRYRPRTDLEQQDCERLRQEQKAREEARQRQREEQARKRAEEVRQLMQQWSNLYSANKLSEAEVVFSKLIEMHPNDASQYYQSGKELYGQGKAEAAIIIYQQAIRLNPRHAVAHNAIGVIRASQGRWEEAIAEYQQALSINPDYADALKNLGQALWQQGKREDAIASLEKAKKLYTQQRQPYEVNQVDSLLRRMSG, from the coding sequence ATGAAGCTAAAAAGCCACTTGAAGCCAGCATTTATTCAACCGCTTACCTGCATTAGTCTAGGCATCCTTGCGGGAATCGGCATATCCCCTGTAGTTCTGGCTGAACCGATATTCCCAGGCGATCCGATAATAGATCAATCAGTTTTCTCTAACCCTCACCCTCCTGTCTTCAAGGACGGGACTCTAGAAATTGATCACCGTCCTCCAAGACCCTGCCGAACTGGTGACGACATCAAGCTAGTTATAAAGATAGGAGGAGGGGGAGAGCGAGAGCGCCGATACAGACCGCGCACGGATCTAGAACAGCAAGATTGTGAAAGATTGCGGCAGGAACAAAAGGCGAGAGAAGAGGCGAGACAAAGACAGCGAGAGGAACAAGCACGAAAACGGGCAGAAGAAGTGCGGCAGCTAATGCAGCAATGGAGTAACCTCTACAGTGCCAACAAATTGTCTGAGGCAGAGGTAGTCTTTAGCAAACTCATAGAAATGCACCCAAATGACGCTAGTCAGTATTACCAGTCAGGGAAAGAACTGTATGGTCAAGGCAAAGCCGAAGCAGCGATAATTATATATCAGCAAGCGATTCGCCTCAATCCTCGTCATGCTGTAGCTCATAACGCTATTGGAGTTATCAGAGCAAGCCAAGGTCGATGGGAAGAAGCCATTGCAGAGTATCAGCAAGCGCTTTCGATTAATCCTGACTATGCTGATGCGCTGAAAAATCTGGGACAAGCGCTGTGGCAACAAGGTAAGCGGGAAGATGCGATCGCTTCCCTAGAAAAAGCCAAAAAACTATATACACAACAGCGTCAGCCTTACGAAGTTAACCAAGTCGATTCGCTTTTGCGGCGGATGAGTGGATAG
- a CDS encoding NblA/ycf18 family protein encodes MNQPIELSLEQKFSIRSFSDQVQNMSREQAQEFLIMLYEQMIVKENMYKSFLKHEWGLDSGKMSA; translated from the coding sequence ATGAATCAGCCAATTGAATTATCTTTAGAGCAAAAATTCAGTATTAGAAGCTTCTCAGACCAAGTGCAAAATATGTCCCGCGAACAAGCACAGGAATTTTTGATTATGCTGTACGAGCAAATGATCGTCAAAGAAAATATGTACAAGTCCTTTCTGAAGCACGAGTGGGGACTTGATTCAGGCAAAATGTCTGCATGA
- a CDS encoding FGGY-family carbohydrate kinase encodes MNLYLGIDFGTSGARAVAIHTDGTIQAEAEYPFEEAALAASWEKALFSLIEQIPLEVRGEIKAIAIDGTSSTVLLCDHPGKPVAEPILYNDARGVEVMERLRKIAPPNHTVLSATSSLAKLLWFLQNLGQVQGSTPTIQNYYFLHQADWLAFLLHGKLGISDYHNALKLGYDVENLCYPEWLLNLDLPVNLPEVIDPGTPVAELKPEISTNFGLPKHCLVYAGTTDSIAAFLASGAKSPGEASTSLGSTLVLKLLSRTRVDDAKYGIYSHRLGDLWLVGGASNTGGAVLRKFFTDAELESLSNQIDAEKESQLDYYPLLKEGDRFPINDPHLPPRLEPRPDNPVEFLHGLLESIARIEARGYQLLQQLGSTPLTRVYTAGGGAKNPAWTKIRGRYLQVPIVPPMHTAAAYGSALLAMRGLDIK; translated from the coding sequence ATGAACCTCTACCTCGGAATTGATTTTGGCACTTCTGGCGCACGAGCCGTCGCAATTCACACGGATGGGACAATCCAAGCTGAGGCGGAATATCCCTTTGAGGAAGCAGCATTGGCTGCAAGCTGGGAGAAAGCTTTGTTTTCCTTGATTGAACAAATCCCTTTGGAAGTACGTGGGGAAATTAAAGCGATCGCTATCGATGGAACTTCTTCCACGGTGCTGCTGTGCGATCACCCCGGTAAACCTGTTGCTGAGCCTATCCTCTACAATGATGCGCGAGGGGTGGAAGTAATGGAAAGGCTAAGGAAAATTGCTCCCCCAAATCACACGGTATTAAGCGCTACCTCCAGCCTCGCCAAACTTTTGTGGTTCCTTCAAAATTTAGGGCAGGTACAAGGCTCTACTCCTACAATTCAAAATTATTACTTCCTTCATCAGGCAGATTGGCTGGCCTTTTTATTACATGGGAAGCTGGGCATAAGTGACTATCACAATGCTTTGAAATTAGGCTACGATGTTGAAAATCTGTGTTATCCAGAGTGGTTATTAAATCTTGATTTACCTGTTAATCTTCCTGAAGTTATTGATCCAGGGACACCTGTTGCTGAATTAAAACCTGAAATTTCTACTAACTTTGGATTACCCAAACATTGCTTAGTATATGCTGGCACCACGGATAGTATTGCGGCATTTCTTGCTAGCGGTGCCAAGTCTCCCGGTGAAGCGAGTACCTCCCTCGGTTCAACGCTAGTGCTGAAGCTGTTAAGTCGCACTCGCGTAGATGATGCAAAATACGGAATTTACAGTCATCGCCTGGGGGATTTGTGGTTAGTGGGTGGTGCTTCTAATACTGGCGGTGCAGTGCTACGAAAATTCTTCACCGATGCTGAATTAGAAAGTCTCAGCAATCAGATAGATGCAGAAAAAGAGAGCCAGCTTGATTATTATCCCTTATTAAAAGAAGGCGATCGCTTCCCGATTAACGACCCCCATCTACCGCCACGGCTGGAACCCCGTCCCGATAATCCAGTAGAATTTCTACACGGTTTGCTCGAAAGTATCGCCCGTATTGAAGCACGGGGATACCAACTTTTACAACAACTCGGTAGCACTCCTCTAACTCGTGTTTATACGGCTGGAGGTGGGGCGAAAAATCCCGCTTGGACAAAAATTCGTGGTCGTTATCTACAAGTGCCAATTGTTCCGCCAATGCACACAGCCGCTGCGTATGGTTCGGCATTATTAGCTATGCGCGGACTCGATATCAAGTGA
- a CDS encoding ChaB family protein translates to MPYKQIDELPDSVRNHLPKHAQEIFLAAFNNANEEYKEEETAFKVAWSAVKRDYEKGDDGNWHKKPE, encoded by the coding sequence ATGCCTTATAAACAAATTGATGAATTACCAGATTCGGTAAGAAATCACCTACCCAAGCACGCCCAAGAAATTTTTCTCGCTGCCTTTAACAATGCTAACGAAGAGTACAAAGAGGAAGAAACTGCCTTTAAAGTTGCTTGGAGTGCAGTAAAGCGGGACTACGAAAAGGGAGATGATGGGAACTGGCATAAAAAGCCGGAATAG
- a CDS encoding GNAT family N-acetyltransferase: MSKITPKEYHSKTGNVVTVRSALIEDAKALVDLQFSVAQEGKYMVTEAEEFDLTKSEEKETIEQHSQQPGQLYLVAEIDNTVVGFVEFENGNRRRTSHSGILSIFVYREWRGKGIGSFLLQELLDWAANEPLIEKVTLAVFATNRSAIALYKKFGFEEEGRCPKDMKLALGKYIDTVLMYKFVKKM; the protein is encoded by the coding sequence GTGAGTAAAATCACTCCAAAAGAATACCACTCGAAAACTGGAAATGTTGTTACAGTTCGGAGTGCCTTGATTGAGGATGCAAAAGCTCTCGTTGATCTTCAATTTTCAGTTGCTCAAGAAGGCAAGTATATGGTGACTGAGGCTGAGGAATTTGACTTAACCAAATCGGAGGAAAAAGAAACAATTGAACAACATTCTCAGCAACCAGGGCAGCTTTACTTGGTGGCTGAGATTGACAACACAGTTGTCGGATTTGTTGAATTTGAGAATGGCAACCGAAGACGCACCTCTCATAGCGGGATACTCTCCATTTTTGTTTACCGAGAATGGAGAGGAAAAGGCATCGGCTCGTTTTTGCTGCAAGAACTGCTTGATTGGGCAGCGAATGAGCCGCTGATAGAAAAGGTAACTCTTGCAGTGTTCGCTACAAATCGCAGTGCGATCGCTCTTTACAAAAAATTTGGCTTTGAAGAAGAAGGAAGATGTCCTAAAGATATGAAATTAGCCTTAGGTAAATATATCGATACTGTATTGATGTACAAATTTGTAAAAAAAATGTAG
- the pcrA gene encoding DNA helicase PcrA has protein sequence MTTTTDFLSHLNPSQRRAVEHFCGPLLVVAGAGSGKTRALTYRIANLILKHRVDPENILAVTFTNKAAREMKQRMEKLFAEQLAEKEYGKPLTALPADEQTRLRSRVYKIYIKDLWIGTFHSLFSRILRYDIEKYQDERGRKWSRNFSIFDESDAQSLVKEIVTKQMNLDEKKFEPRSVRYAISNAKNQGFSPKEFEAEQANYRGRVISEVYSKYQDRLAENNALDFDDLIAIPVKLFQQNEQVLGYWHRKFGHILVDEYQDTNRIQYDLIRLLTTNGETRKNEWDWKNRSVFVVGDADQSIYSFRMADFTILLEFQENFGDGLPDDDTRTMVKLEENYRSRENILQAANKLIENNTQRIDKILKATRGAGEQIFCHKADNEIAEAEFVVNQIRNLKHKDPELDWGNFAILYRTNAQSRAFEESLVRAGVPYNIVGGLKFYDRKEIKDAIAYLRLIVNPADALSLSRIINTPRRGIGKATLDAIAGVAQELGVSMWEILKDETSVKTLAGRAAKSINSFVQMICHWQLQLDTLPASEIVQGVMQDSGYIQDLKSQGTDESQNRLENVLELKNAVLQFEEENEDSSLESFLASASLSSDLDDVKEERSRLSLMTLHSAKGLEFPVVFLVGMEQGLLPHNRTLNDPAQLEEERRLCYVGITRAQERLYLTHARERRLWGSREPAIHSQFLKELPADLLSSNLPKATANSRAGMASTSPRQTSNGANSLGQNWSVSDRVLHKAFGVGQITNIFGQGNKITLAVKFPGIGIKIIDPKIAQLQRAE, from the coding sequence ATGACCACCACTACTGACTTCCTTAGCCACCTCAACCCCTCCCAGCGCCGCGCTGTTGAGCATTTCTGCGGGCCTTTGCTGGTTGTTGCCGGTGCTGGTTCCGGCAAAACGAGGGCGCTGACTTATCGGATTGCCAATCTCATTTTGAAGCACCGGGTCGATCCGGAAAATATCCTGGCGGTGACTTTTACCAACAAAGCCGCACGGGAGATGAAGCAGCGGATGGAAAAGCTGTTTGCCGAACAGCTTGCTGAAAAAGAATATGGGAAGCCGCTGACAGCGTTACCAGCGGATGAACAGACGAGATTGCGATCGCGCGTTTACAAAATTTACATCAAAGACTTGTGGATTGGGACTTTCCACAGTCTCTTCTCGCGTATCCTTCGATACGATATCGAGAAATATCAAGACGAAAGAGGACGCAAATGGAGTCGCAATTTTTCAATATTTGATGAATCCGACGCCCAAAGTTTGGTGAAAGAGATTGTCACCAAACAAATGAATCTGGATGAGAAAAAGTTTGAGCCGCGTTCGGTTCGCTATGCCATCAGCAACGCCAAAAATCAGGGATTTTCCCCCAAAGAGTTTGAGGCAGAACAGGCGAATTATCGCGGACGAGTAATCTCGGAAGTCTACAGTAAATACCAAGATAGATTGGCAGAAAATAACGCGCTTGACTTCGACGATCTAATTGCAATTCCGGTAAAGCTATTTCAGCAAAATGAGCAAGTCTTAGGTTACTGGCATCGAAAATTTGGTCACATTTTGGTGGATGAATATCAAGATACCAACCGGATTCAGTACGATTTGATTCGCCTGCTGACGACGAACGGAGAAACTAGGAAGAATGAGTGGGATTGGAAAAATCGCTCAGTTTTTGTTGTCGGTGATGCGGATCAATCCATTTACTCTTTCCGCATGGCAGATTTCACCATCTTGCTAGAATTTCAAGAAAACTTTGGGGATGGTTTGCCGGATGACGATACGCGGACGATGGTGAAGCTGGAGGAAAATTATCGCTCTAGGGAAAATATTCTCCAAGCGGCAAATAAACTCATTGAAAATAATACTCAGCGGATTGATAAAATTCTCAAAGCGACACGCGGGGCAGGCGAACAAATTTTTTGTCACAAGGCTGACAACGAGATTGCAGAAGCTGAATTTGTCGTGAATCAAATCCGCAACCTGAAACATAAAGATCCAGAGCTAGACTGGGGGAATTTTGCGATTCTCTACCGCACGAATGCTCAATCTCGTGCTTTTGAGGAGTCCTTGGTGCGTGCGGGTGTCCCCTACAACATTGTTGGGGGTTTAAAATTTTATGACCGCAAAGAAATTAAAGATGCGATCGCGTATCTGCGGCTAATTGTGAATCCAGCAGATGCGCTGAGTTTGTCGCGAATCATTAATACTCCGCGTCGCGGTATTGGCAAAGCAACCTTGGATGCGATCGCTGGTGTCGCCCAAGAATTAGGCGTATCGATGTGGGAAATCCTCAAAGACGAAACCTCCGTCAAGACTTTAGCTGGACGTGCGGCGAAGTCTATCAACAGCTTTGTGCAGATGATTTGCCACTGGCAGCTACAATTGGACACTCTGCCAGCTTCGGAAATCGTGCAGGGAGTGATGCAAGATTCTGGTTATATTCAGGATTTAAAAAGTCAAGGCACCGACGAATCGCAAAACCGATTGGAAAACGTTCTTGAACTCAAAAACGCCGTTCTGCAATTTGAGGAAGAAAACGAAGATTCAAGCTTAGAGAGTTTTCTCGCCAGTGCTTCCCTATCTTCTGATTTGGATGACGTGAAAGAAGAGCGATCGCGCTTGTCATTGATGACGTTGCACTCTGCTAAAGGACTAGAATTTCCAGTCGTCTTTTTGGTAGGAATGGAGCAAGGATTGCTTCCTCATAACCGTACTCTCAACGATCCGGCGCAGCTGGAAGAAGAACGTCGCCTCTGTTATGTAGGCATCACCCGCGCTCAAGAACGACTCTATCTCACCCATGCCCGCGAACGTCGCCTCTGGGGTTCCCGCGAACCAGCCATTCATTCTCAGTTTCTCAAGGAGTTACCCGCAGATTTGCTGAGTAGTAATTTACCCAAAGCAACTGCTAATAGTCGCGCTGGTATGGCGTCAACATCTCCGAGACAGACATCCAATGGTGCCAACAGTCTAGGGCAGAATTGGAGCGTGAGCGATCGCGTCCTCCACAAAGCCTTTGGTGTCGGTCAAATTACTAACATTTTCGGGCAAGGAAACAAAATAACTCTCGCCGTGAAATTTCCTGGCATTGGTATAAAAATCATCGATCCTAAGATTGCCCAACTACAACGAGCGGAATAA
- a CDS encoding glycosyl transferase, with protein MTAKHPILYIAITNHGFGHAVRAASVAAAVQQMYPEILLILVTTAPRWLLESYISGDFIHRPRGFDIGVVQADSFAMDKAATLEKVQQIRAQEKSIIASEVNFIRQNRVGLILADIPPLAASIGKAAGIPCWMLSNFGWDFIYRAWGGEFIAVADWISECYAKCDRLFRLPFHESMSAFPQIVDVGLTGGTPRHSPDALRSKWGITTPTERTILLTFGGLGLQEIPYDNLLKFSDWQFITFDRNAPDLPNLIKITDQSYRPVDFMPVCGRVVSKPGYSTFAEALRLGIPIVTLTREGFAEAPLLLEGIQNHTYHQILNPADFFQSNWEFLHQPMLPPHQSQMVATDGTEAIARAVVSYFQNR; from the coding sequence ATGACTGCTAAGCACCCAATTTTATACATCGCTATCACCAATCATGGCTTCGGTCATGCAGTCCGAGCGGCATCCGTCGCAGCGGCAGTTCAACAAATGTATCCGGAAATTCTGCTGATTCTGGTAACAACAGCACCCCGCTGGTTACTAGAATCTTATATTTCAGGGGATTTTATTCATCGCCCTCGTGGTTTTGATATCGGCGTTGTGCAAGCTGATAGTTTCGCAATGGATAAAGCCGCGACTTTGGAAAAAGTGCAACAAATTCGCGCCCAAGAAAAATCTATCATTGCAAGTGAAGTAAACTTTATTCGTCAAAACCGAGTGGGTTTGATTTTGGCAGATATTCCACCACTGGCAGCGTCAATCGGCAAAGCTGCTGGGATTCCTTGCTGGATGCTGAGTAATTTTGGCTGGGACTTTATCTATCGCGCGTGGGGAGGAGAGTTTATTGCAGTTGCGGATTGGATCAGCGAATGTTATGCAAAATGCGATCGCTTGTTTCGCTTGCCCTTCCACGAATCGATGAGTGCTTTCCCCCAGATCGTCGATGTCGGTTTAACCGGCGGCACTCCCCGCCACAGCCCAGACGCCCTACGATCTAAATGGGGAATCACCACACCGACCGAGCGAACCATCTTGCTCACCTTCGGTGGCTTGGGGTTACAAGAAATTCCCTACGACAATTTGCTGAAGTTTTCCGATTGGCAATTTATCACCTTTGACCGGAATGCACCCGATTTACCCAATCTAATAAAAATTACAGACCAATCTTACCGCCCAGTCGATTTTATGCCAGTATGTGGGCGCGTAGTTTCCAAACCTGGATACAGCACTTTTGCTGAAGCTTTGCGATTGGGAATACCCATTGTGACACTAACACGAGAGGGCTTTGCCGAAGCGCCTCTGCTGCTTGAAGGCATCCAAAATCATACCTATCATCAAATTCTAAACCCTGCTGATTTCTTCCAAAGCAACTGGGAGTTTCTCCATCAACCAATGCTTCCACCCCATCAGTCTCAGATGGTGGCGACAGATGGAACCGAAGCGATCGCCCGTGCCGTCGTCAGCTATTTCCAAAACCGTTAA
- the acs gene encoding acetate--CoA ligase, with translation MSQPTIESILQEKRLFQPPAEFSQKAHIKSLEEYQQLYDRAKADPQKFWAELAEQELHWFQKWDTVLDWQPPFAKWFVGGKTNISYNCLDRHLTTWRKNKAALIWEGEPGDSRTLTYAQLHREVCQFANALKQLGVEKGDRVGIYMPMIPEAAIAMLACARIGAAHSVVFGGFSAEALRDRLIDGQAKVVVTADGGWRKDAIVPLKEQVDKALADGAVPSVQNVLVVKRTGQEIYMQTGGRDHWWHEMQPTVSADCPAEPMDSEDLLFILYTSGSTGKPKGVVHTTAGYNLYTHMTTKWIFDLQDTDVYWCTADVGWITGHSYIVYGPLSNGATTVMYEGAPRASNPGCFWDVIEKHGVNVFYTAPTAIRAFIKMGEELPNARNLSSLRLLGTVGEPINPEAWMWYHRVIGGEKCPIVDTWWQTETAGIMITPLPGAIPTKPGSATLPFPGILADIVDLEGNTVPNSEGGYLVIKHPWPGMMRTVYGDPDRFRRTYWEHIPPKDGQYVYFAGDGARRDEDGYFWVMGRVDDVLNVSGHRLGTMEVESALVSHPAVAEAAVVGKPDELKGEEVVAFVTLEGTYSASEELSKELKKHVVAEIGAIARPGEIRFTDSLPKTRSGKIMRRLLRNLASGQEVSGDTSTLEDRGVLDKLREEA, from the coding sequence ATGTCTCAGCCCACGATAGAATCCATCCTTCAAGAAAAACGCTTATTTCAACCACCGGCTGAATTTTCACAAAAGGCACATATTAAAAGCCTGGAGGAATACCAGCAACTTTATGACCGCGCTAAAGCTGACCCCCAGAAGTTTTGGGCGGAACTTGCAGAACAAGAGTTGCACTGGTTCCAGAAGTGGGATACGGTGCTGGATTGGCAACCGCCATTTGCTAAGTGGTTTGTCGGTGGTAAAACAAATATTTCCTACAACTGCCTGGATAGGCATTTAACTACCTGGCGCAAGAACAAAGCCGCTTTAATTTGGGAAGGGGAACCGGGAGACTCGCGCACCCTAACTTATGCCCAGTTGCATCGGGAAGTTTGTCAATTTGCGAATGCGTTGAAGCAGTTAGGGGTGGAAAAAGGCGATCGCGTCGGGATTTATATGCCGATGATTCCGGAAGCCGCGATCGCGATGTTAGCTTGTGCCAGAATTGGTGCAGCCCACAGCGTCGTTTTTGGCGGTTTCAGTGCCGAAGCTTTGCGCGATCGCTTAATCGATGGACAAGCCAAAGTAGTTGTCACCGCTGATGGCGGTTGGCGCAAAGATGCGATCGTTCCCCTCAAGGAGCAAGTTGATAAAGCTTTAGCTGATGGCGCTGTCCCTAGCGTGCAAAATGTCCTAGTTGTCAAACGCACTGGACAAGAAATTTATATGCAGACCGGGGGACGCGACCATTGGTGGCATGAGATGCAGCCAACTGTCTCCGCCGATTGTCCAGCCGAACCGATGGATAGCGAAGATTTGCTGTTCATCCTCTACACCAGCGGCAGCACGGGCAAACCGAAAGGCGTTGTGCATACCACTGCTGGTTACAATCTCTACACCCACATGACCACCAAGTGGATCTTCGACCTTCAAGATACCGATGTCTATTGGTGTACCGCTGACGTAGGCTGGATTACCGGACACAGCTACATTGTTTATGGCCCCTTGTCCAACGGTGCCACTACTGTAATGTACGAAGGTGCGCCTCGTGCCTCGAATCCCGGTTGTTTTTGGGATGTGATTGAAAAGCACGGTGTCAACGTTTTTTATACCGCACCAACTGCAATTCGCGCTTTCATCAAGATGGGCGAAGAGTTACCCAACGCCAGAAATCTCTCTTCCCTGCGATTGCTGGGAACGGTAGGCGAACCAATTAACCCGGAAGCGTGGATGTGGTATCACCGCGTTATTGGTGGCGAAAAGTGTCCGATTGTCGATACCTGGTGGCAAACTGAGACGGCTGGCATTATGATTACGCCGCTACCAGGGGCAATTCCCACCAAACCCGGTTCTGCTACTCTTCCCTTCCCTGGAATCCTCGCTGATATTGTGGATTTGGAAGGCAACACAGTCCCCAACAGCGAAGGCGGCTATCTAGTAATTAAACATCCTTGGCCTGGGATGATGCGAACCGTCTACGGCGACCCAGATCGCTTCCGCCGCACCTACTGGGAACACATCCCCCCGAAGGATGGGCAGTATGTCTACTTTGCTGGAGATGGTGCCAGACGCGATGAGGATGGTTACTTCTGGGTGATGGGGCGGGTGGACGATGTACTAAATGTGTCAGGACACCGCTTAGGTACGATGGAAGTGGAATCCGCTTTAGTTTCTCACCCTGCCGTTGCTGAAGCTGCGGTAGTGGGTAAGCCGGATGAACTTAAAGGGGAAGAAGTAGTAGCCTTTGTTACTTTAGAAGGTACGTATAGTGCCAGCGAGGAACTGAGTAAAGAACTCAAAAAACACGTTGTAGCGGAGATTGGCGCGATCGCGCGTCCCGGTGAAATTCGCTTCACCGACTCCTTACCCAAAACTCGTTCGGGTAAGATTATGCGGCGACTGTTGCGGAATCTCGCTTCTGGTCAAGAAGTCTCCGGCGACACCTCTACCCTAGAGGATCGTGGCGTGTTGGATAAACTCCGAGAAGAAGCGTAA